A portion of the Natronococcus sp. AD-5 genome contains these proteins:
- a CDS encoding aminotransferase class III-fold pyridoxal phosphate-dependent enzyme, with amino-acid sequence MDRDTVEPEVETIPGERAKRWAEYHHQHAAPSTYVYEFVWDAQADATGPFCTDVDGNVLLDFTSHVAAAPLGYNNPLVREKLEEFDLVDPLKIAGQDFYVSGGWPPEDPEFPGPTQLQDRLVAMTDHYDMDRVFLSNSGAEAVENAIKICYASGGHRAFTFDGAFHGRTLGALSLNRSKAVHRTGYPEVPGVVSVPYPSTQDDYESDWLTDGPGGNVVADKLHPDRGVVDPAEVAYLILEPIQGEGGYRVAHPEFARDLEELRERYDLKIIADEIQSGLGRTGELWGVDHLDLTPDVITSAKGLRVGATISRSDVFPEETGRISSTWGAGDVMAAMQGVLTIDAIHEENLLANVRERGEQLQTRLEESDAPGMTDVRGRGLMLAVEFDSKERREAVVEAAFERGLLTLGCGYKTLRLLPPLDVTGREIDLGAELFLEAVDDVAAEIRAPSS; translated from the coding sequence ATGGACCGCGACACGGTCGAACCCGAGGTGGAGACGATTCCCGGCGAGCGAGCGAAACGGTGGGCCGAGTACCACCACCAGCACGCCGCTCCGAGCACGTACGTCTACGAGTTCGTCTGGGACGCCCAGGCCGACGCGACCGGTCCGTTCTGTACGGACGTCGACGGCAACGTCCTGCTCGACTTCACGAGCCACGTCGCCGCCGCCCCGCTCGGCTACAACAACCCGCTCGTCCGCGAGAAACTCGAGGAGTTCGACCTCGTCGACCCGCTGAAGATCGCCGGCCAGGACTTCTACGTCAGCGGCGGCTGGCCGCCGGAGGACCCCGAGTTCCCCGGCCCGACCCAGCTGCAGGATCGGCTGGTCGCGATGACCGACCACTACGACATGGATCGGGTCTTCCTCTCGAACTCCGGCGCGGAGGCCGTCGAGAACGCCATCAAGATCTGTTACGCCTCGGGCGGCCACCGGGCGTTCACCTTCGACGGCGCGTTCCACGGCCGCACCCTGGGTGCGCTCTCGCTCAACCGCTCGAAGGCCGTCCACCGGACGGGCTACCCCGAGGTTCCGGGCGTCGTCAGCGTCCCCTATCCCTCGACGCAGGACGACTACGAGAGCGACTGGCTGACCGACGGTCCCGGCGGAAACGTCGTCGCGGACAAACTCCACCCCGACCGGGGCGTCGTCGATCCCGCGGAGGTCGCCTACCTCATCCTCGAGCCGATCCAGGGCGAAGGCGGTTACCGCGTCGCTCACCCCGAGTTCGCCCGCGACCTCGAGGAGCTGCGCGAGCGCTACGACCTGAAGATCATCGCCGACGAGATCCAGTCCGGGCTGGGTCGCACCGGCGAACTGTGGGGCGTCGATCACCTCGATCTCACCCCCGACGTCATCACCAGCGCGAAGGGGCTGCGCGTCGGCGCGACCATCTCCCGGTCGGACGTCTTTCCCGAGGAGACGGGACGGATCTCCTCCACCTGGGGCGCCGGCGACGTGATGGCAGCGATGCAGGGCGTGCTGACGATCGACGCCATCCACGAGGAAAACCTCCTCGCGAACGTCCGCGAACGCGGCGAGCAGCTCCAAACGCGTCTCGAGGAGTCCGACGCGCCGGGGATGACCGACGTCCGCGGACGGGGACTGATGCTCGCCGTCGAGTTCGACAGCAAGGAGCGCCGGGAGGCCGTCGTCGAGGCCGCGTTCGAGCGCGGGCTGCTCACGCTCGGTTGCGGCTACAAGACGCTTCGACTGCTCCCGCCGCTCGACGTCACCGGACGGGAGATCGATCTCGGCGCGGAGCTCTTCCTCGAGGCGGTCGACGACGTCGCCGCCGAGATCCGGGCGCCGTCCTCGTAA
- a CDS encoding MgtC/SapB family protein → MNGVTLQVAEGPLDETVVRIALAGALGLFLGLEREWSQKSAGIRTFSLISLLAAVFTILVLETAVGESLLILGGLLVIVQGVLLAAQGLTGDEDAGLSLTTSVSMLVAYGVGALVAAGFIIEGVTVAVLSSLLLVLKRELHEFAWGLSREEMRSTVEFAILAFVIYPLLPAETTLDLGGLTIPLEPQVIWLMVVAVAGIGIVNYAIVSTYGGRGIAITGFFGGLASSTAVVGTMLDHVRQRPEAASYAVAAILLANAAMAARNLAIAVGFTIGSGSAVLIEAIVPLGAVILVAFAIAGLTADWSESGEMGLESPFSMKNALGFGAVFLVVLVFGSLAESWFGTLGFYATAVASGFVSSAGATTSAVVLYRGGQLGAPEATVAILLATVSSILVKTALAATSSNHSFRNQVAAYSVLLLVGGGLATLVVVI, encoded by the coding sequence GTGAACGGGGTCACGTTGCAGGTCGCCGAAGGACCGCTCGACGAAACCGTCGTTCGGATCGCCCTCGCCGGTGCGCTCGGACTGTTCCTGGGACTCGAGCGCGAGTGGTCCCAGAAGTCCGCCGGGATTCGAACCTTCTCACTGATCAGTCTCCTCGCCGCCGTCTTCACGATTCTCGTTCTCGAGACGGCCGTCGGGGAGAGCCTGTTGATCCTCGGTGGACTGCTCGTGATCGTTCAGGGCGTGTTGCTCGCCGCGCAGGGGCTCACGGGCGACGAAGACGCCGGGCTCTCGCTGACGACCTCGGTCTCGATGCTCGTCGCCTACGGCGTCGGCGCGCTCGTCGCCGCGGGATTCATCATCGAGGGGGTCACCGTCGCCGTGCTCTCGTCGCTGTTACTCGTGTTGAAACGGGAGCTCCACGAGTTCGCGTGGGGGCTCTCGCGCGAGGAGATGCGCTCGACGGTCGAGTTCGCCATCCTCGCGTTCGTCATCTATCCGTTGCTCCCGGCCGAAACGACCCTCGATCTCGGCGGGCTGACGATCCCGCTCGAGCCGCAGGTCATCTGGCTGATGGTCGTTGCGGTCGCCGGGATCGGGATCGTCAACTACGCGATCGTCTCGACCTACGGCGGTCGCGGCATCGCCATCACGGGCTTTTTCGGCGGACTCGCCTCCTCGACGGCCGTCGTCGGAACCATGCTCGATCACGTTCGCCAGCGACCGGAGGCCGCCTCGTACGCCGTCGCCGCGATCCTGCTCGCGAACGCGGCGATGGCCGCGCGGAACCTCGCGATCGCCGTCGGCTTCACGATCGGCAGCGGGAGCGCCGTCCTTATCGAGGCCATCGTCCCGCTCGGCGCCGTCATTCTGGTCGCGTTCGCCATCGCCGGACTCACGGCCGACTGGAGCGAGTCCGGAGAGATGGGACTCGAGAGCCCGTTCTCGATGAAGAACGCGCTCGGTTTCGGCGCCGTCTTCCTCGTCGTGCTCGTGTTCGGGTCGCTCGCGGAGTCGTGGTTCGGGACGCTCGGCTTCTACGCGACCGCGGTCGCGAGCGGGTTCGTCTCGAGTGCCGGCGCGACCACGTCCGCCGTCGTCCTCTACCGCGGCGGCCAGCTCGGCGCTCCGGAGGCGACGGTCGCGATCCTGCTGGCAACGGTCTCGAGCATCCTGGTCAAGACGGCGCTGGCGGCGACCTCCTCGAACCACAGCTTCCGGAATCAGGTCGCGGCCTACAGCGTGCTGTTGCTGGTCGGCGGCGGGCTAGCGACCCTGGTCGTCGTTATCTAG
- a CDS encoding lysylphosphatidylglycerol synthase domain-containing protein: MAYEDGLASVLSADLLNYVPYYTFGFVALGLIVADDAFGDGLIDQFAAFGGLFLAVVTVVGLVVRRPEAVYAFVLGTTSVVRRLGGRFPARFDERLTAESVRHRLEGIYETIDTIAADGGTVVVAAVYAHFGVVFLVLPAYIGATSLGYRLPLSVVVLAVAFGKLGSVVPAPSGTGGAEAMVTAVLTTLGGLEPAAALTIALVYRACTYWLTIAVGGAAAGLPLLRDS, translated from the coding sequence ATGGCCTACGAGGACGGGCTCGCGAGCGTCCTCTCCGCGGATCTGCTGAACTACGTTCCCTACTACACGTTCGGCTTCGTCGCGCTCGGGCTGATCGTCGCCGACGACGCGTTCGGCGACGGCCTGATCGACCAGTTCGCGGCCTTCGGCGGGCTGTTTCTCGCCGTCGTCACCGTCGTCGGTCTCGTCGTACGGCGACCCGAAGCCGTGTACGCGTTCGTACTGGGTACAACGAGCGTCGTCCGCCGTCTCGGCGGTCGGTTCCCCGCCCGGTTCGACGAGCGCCTCACCGCGGAATCAGTCCGGCATCGTCTCGAGGGGATCTACGAAACCATTGACACGATCGCGGCCGACGGGGGCACCGTGGTCGTCGCGGCCGTCTACGCCCATTTCGGGGTAGTCTTTCTCGTGCTCCCGGCGTACATCGGGGCGACGTCGCTCGGGTACCGCCTCCCGCTGTCGGTCGTCGTCCTCGCCGTCGCGTTCGGGAAGCTCGGTTCGGTGGTCCCTGCGCCCAGCGGCACCGGCGGCGCCGAAGCGATGGTCACGGCCGTCCTCACGACCCTCGGCGGGCTCGAGCCGGCGGCCGCGCTGACGATCGCGCTCGTCTACCGGGCCTGTACGTACTGGCTCACGATCGCCGTCGGCGGGGCGGCCGCCGGCCTCCCCTTACTCCGCGACTCGTAG
- the glyA gene encoding serine hydroxymethyltransferase → MEHEHVRDVDPAVADALEAEVDRQRESLQMIASENHVSRAVVDAQGSVLTNKYAEGYPGARYYGGCEHADEVEQFAIDRAKELFAAEHVNVQPHSGTQANQAVYFAMLEPGDKILSLDLTHGGHLSHGHPANFVGQLYEVEQYEVDPETGYLDYEGLAEHAAEFEPDVIVSGYSAYPREVEWERIQEAADEVGAYHLADIAHITGLVAAGVHESPVGVADFVTGSTHKTIRSGRGGIVMTSEEYADDIDSAVFPGGQGGPLMHNVAGKAVGFAEALEPEFEDYASQTVANAKALGDRLSERGFSLVSGGTDNHLVLVDLRESHPDTSGGDAEVALEEAGIVLNGNTVPGETRSAFDPSGIRAGTPALTTRGFDEDDCRTVADLIARVVDAPDDEDVIDDVHEEVAALCDANPLYE, encoded by the coding sequence ATGGAACACGAGCACGTCCGGGACGTCGATCCCGCCGTGGCCGACGCCCTCGAGGCGGAGGTCGATCGCCAGCGCGAGTCGCTCCAGATGATCGCCAGCGAGAACCACGTCAGCCGCGCCGTCGTCGACGCCCAGGGGAGTGTCCTGACGAACAAGTACGCCGAGGGGTACCCCGGCGCCCGGTACTACGGCGGCTGCGAGCACGCCGACGAGGTCGAACAGTTCGCGATCGACCGCGCGAAGGAACTGTTCGCCGCCGAGCACGTCAACGTCCAGCCCCACTCCGGAACGCAGGCCAACCAGGCCGTTTACTTCGCGATGCTCGAGCCCGGCGACAAGATCCTCTCGCTCGATCTGACCCACGGCGGGCACCTGAGCCACGGCCACCCCGCGAACTTCGTGGGGCAGCTGTACGAGGTCGAGCAGTACGAGGTCGACCCCGAAACGGGCTACCTCGACTACGAGGGACTCGCCGAGCACGCCGCCGAGTTCGAACCGGACGTCATCGTCTCCGGCTACTCGGCGTACCCGCGCGAGGTCGAGTGGGAGCGGATCCAGGAGGCCGCCGACGAGGTCGGCGCCTACCACCTCGCGGACATCGCCCACATCACCGGGCTCGTCGCCGCCGGCGTCCACGAGTCGCCCGTCGGCGTCGCCGACTTCGTCACCGGCAGCACGCACAAGACCATCCGGTCCGGCCGCGGCGGAATCGTGATGACCAGTGAAGAGTACGCCGACGACATCGACTCGGCGGTCTTCCCGGGCGGCCAGGGCGGTCCGCTCATGCACAACGTCGCCGGCAAGGCCGTCGGCTTCGCGGAAGCCCTCGAGCCCGAATTCGAGGACTACGCCTCCCAGACCGTCGCAAATGCGAAAGCGCTGGGCGACCGGCTCTCCGAACGCGGCTTCTCGCTGGTCTCGGGCGGCACCGACAACCACCTCGTGCTCGTGGACCTCCGCGAGAGCCACCCCGACACCAGCGGCGGCGACGCCGAGGTGGCTCTCGAGGAGGCCGGCATCGTCCTCAACGGGAACACGGTCCCCGGCGAGACCCGCTCGGCGTTCGATCCGTCCGGGATCCGCGCCGGCACGCCGGCGCTGACGACCCGCGGCTTCGACGAGGACGACTGTCGCACCGTCGCCGACTTGATCGCCCGCGTCGTCGACGCACCCGACGACGAAGACGTCATCGACGACGTTCACGAGGAAGTCGCGGCGCTGTGCGACGCGAACCCGCTGTACGAGTAG
- the purD gene encoding phosphoribosylamine--glycine ligase produces MTETVLLIGGGGREHAIARALEDSEADLYACAGNRNPGIARIATDFEALETTNPKAVREYAEEVEATIAVVGPEAPLEAGVADELEAAGIYAFGPKAEDARIETDKAFQRRFMAEHDVPGCPDFETFVDAEAACDFVDEYDGDLAIKPAGLTGGKGVKVIGDQVTAEEGKEYIRDSDYDRIVLEERLIGEEFTVQAFVANDEVRTAPAVQDHKRAYEGDEGPNTGGMGSYSDATFELPFMTEADYAEAVSIIKGTVDALEDYRGILYGQFMLTAEGPKVVEFNARFGDPEAMNTLPVLETDLLEILTAARDGDRLPDLDFASRATVCKYAVPEGYPTDPEAGAKVQVDEESAGDALLYYASVDERDDGIYTTTSRSFAVVGLADSITDAEEIAEDALAVAGEEGLHVRHDIGKPDLVQQRIDHVNELRGE; encoded by the coding sequence ATGACGGAGACCGTGCTCCTGATCGGCGGCGGCGGGCGCGAACACGCGATCGCCCGCGCGCTCGAGGACAGCGAGGCCGACCTCTACGCCTGCGCCGGGAACCGAAACCCGGGCATCGCCCGGATCGCGACCGATTTCGAGGCCCTCGAGACGACCAACCCGAAGGCCGTCCGCGAGTACGCCGAGGAGGTCGAGGCGACGATCGCCGTCGTCGGCCCCGAGGCGCCCCTCGAGGCCGGCGTCGCGGACGAACTCGAGGCGGCCGGCATCTACGCGTTCGGCCCGAAGGCCGAGGACGCCCGCATCGAGACGGACAAGGCCTTCCAGCGGCGGTTCATGGCCGAACACGACGTCCCCGGCTGTCCGGACTTCGAGACCTTCGTCGACGCGGAGGCCGCCTGCGACTTCGTCGACGAGTACGACGGCGACCTCGCGATCAAGCCCGCGGGGCTGACCGGCGGGAAGGGCGTGAAGGTCATCGGCGACCAGGTTACCGCCGAGGAAGGCAAGGAGTACATCCGCGACTCCGACTACGACCGGATCGTCCTCGAGGAACGGCTGATCGGCGAGGAGTTCACGGTCCAGGCGTTCGTCGCCAACGACGAGGTCCGGACCGCGCCCGCGGTGCAGGACCACAAGCGCGCCTACGAGGGCGACGAGGGACCCAACACCGGCGGAATGGGGAGCTACTCCGACGCCACCTTCGAACTCCCGTTCATGACCGAGGCGGACTACGCCGAGGCGGTCTCGATCATCAAGGGGACCGTCGACGCCCTCGAGGACTACCGCGGGATCCTCTACGGCCAGTTTATGCTCACCGCCGAGGGGCCGAAGGTCGTCGAGTTCAACGCCCGCTTCGGCGATCCCGAGGCGATGAACACCCTGCCCGTGCTCGAGACCGACCTCCTCGAGATCCTGACCGCCGCGCGGGACGGCGACCGGCTGCCGGACCTCGACTTCGCCTCCCGGGCGACGGTCTGCAAGTACGCAGTGCCGGAGGGGTATCCGACGGATCCCGAGGCGGGTGCGAAGGTACAGGTCGACGAGGAAAGCGCTGGGGACGCACTCCTGTACTACGCCAGCGTCGACGAACGCGACGACGGCATCTACACGACGACGTCGCGGTCGTTCGCCGTCGTCGGTCTCGCTGACTCGATCACCGACGCGGAGGAGATCGCCGAGGACGCCCTCGCCGTCGCCGGCGAAGAGGGGCTTCACGTGCGCCACGACATCGGAAAACCCGATCTCGTCCAGCAGCGGATCGATCACGTGAACGAACTTCGCGGCGAGTGA
- a CDS encoding DUF7117 family protein — MKIRGERECKDCGTRWSYYETGSVGCPACGSLRSVGLDDRTEHTDLTVEFDLTAARNAIDEVSTDELADRAREHARKYVRRRGFINAGDLRELDDTYLAATELLHVADVVGREVRLEEREELYFLSLLRDADEGERPPIDEVPPTLRDARGLAYANAVREYRRDVRTWAEDRDLTPAERGALETLGEHVKRIRMLDGDVEPRTAERLVDATRDLADGLRGDDLAFARAQDRLEGLEFGETK, encoded by the coding sequence ATGAAGATCCGGGGCGAGCGCGAGTGCAAGGACTGCGGGACGCGCTGGTCGTACTACGAGACCGGCAGCGTCGGCTGTCCGGCCTGCGGAAGTCTCCGCAGCGTGGGACTCGACGACCGAACGGAACACACGGACCTCACCGTCGAGTTCGACCTCACCGCAGCGCGAAACGCCATCGACGAGGTTTCGACCGACGAACTCGCGGATCGAGCGCGCGAGCACGCACGCAAGTACGTTCGTCGGCGCGGCTTCATCAACGCCGGGGACCTCCGCGAACTCGACGATACCTACCTGGCGGCGACCGAACTGTTACACGTCGCCGACGTCGTCGGCCGCGAGGTTCGCCTCGAGGAGCGCGAGGAACTGTACTTCCTCTCGCTGTTGCGCGACGCCGACGAGGGCGAGCGGCCGCCGATCGACGAGGTTCCGCCGACGCTCCGGGACGCCCGCGGGCTCGCGTACGCGAACGCGGTTCGCGAGTACCGTCGTGACGTCCGGACCTGGGCCGAGGACCGGGACCTGACGCCGGCCGAACGCGGCGCCTTGGAGACGCTCGGCGAACACGTCAAGCGCATCCGGATGCTCGACGGCGACGTCGAGCCGCGAACGGCCGAGCGGCTGGTCGACGCGACCCGCGACCTCGCGGACGGACTGCGCGGCGACGACCTCGCGTTCGCGCGGGCGCAGGACCGACTCGAGGGGCTCGAGTTCGGCGAAACGAAGTGA
- a CDS encoding PadR family transcriptional regulator, with protein MYDLTGFQRDLLYVIAGEEEPHGLAIKEELEQYYEKEIHHGRLYPNLDTLVDKGLVEKGRRDRRTNFYTLTRRGRRELEARREWEAQYVDL; from the coding sequence ATGTACGACCTGACAGGATTCCAGCGTGATCTGCTCTACGTCATCGCTGGCGAGGAGGAGCCCCACGGACTAGCGATCAAGGAGGAACTCGAACAGTACTACGAGAAAGAGATCCACCACGGCCGCCTCTATCCGAACCTCGATACGCTCGTCGACAAAGGTCTCGTCGAGAAGGGGCGCCGAGATCGGCGGACCAACTTCTATACACTCACCCGCCGCGGTCGTCGCGAGCTCGAGGCGCGCAGAGAGTGGGAAGCCCAGTACGTCGATCTGTGA
- a CDS encoding bifunctional methylenetetrahydrofolate dehydrogenase/methenyltetrahydrofolate cyclohydrolase: MTEIIDGKAVASEIRDDLTDAIETLADAGARPGLATVLMGDDPASQTYVTMKQRDCEEVGIESVHVDVDGDAPPEELYDAIADLNDDPSVHGYIVQAPVPDHVDYREVIRRVDPRKDVDGFHPENVGRLVAGDARFRPCTPHGVQKLLESAGVETEGADVTIVGRSEIVGKPLANLLIRKADDGNATVTVCHSRTENLAEKTRRADVVVAAAGAPELIDGSMIGEGAVVIDVGVNRVDADTEKGYELVGDVEFESAKERASAITPVPGGVGPMTRAMLLYNTVKAASRQEDVAVDLP, from the coding sequence ATGACCGAGATCATCGATGGCAAGGCCGTCGCGAGCGAGATCCGTGACGACCTGACCGATGCGATCGAGACGCTGGCCGACGCCGGCGCGCGCCCGGGGCTGGCGACGGTTCTGATGGGAGACGATCCCGCGAGCCAGACGTACGTCACCATGAAGCAGCGCGACTGCGAGGAGGTCGGAATCGAGAGCGTTCACGTCGACGTCGACGGCGACGCCCCGCCCGAAGAGCTGTACGACGCGATCGCCGACCTCAACGACGATCCGTCCGTCCACGGGTACATCGTCCAGGCGCCCGTTCCGGACCACGTCGACTACCGCGAGGTGATCCGCCGGGTCGACCCCCGCAAGGACGTCGACGGGTTTCACCCGGAGAACGTCGGCCGGCTCGTCGCCGGCGACGCCCGGTTCCGACCGTGTACGCCCCACGGCGTCCAGAAGCTGCTCGAGTCCGCCGGCGTCGAGACCGAGGGCGCGGACGTGACGATCGTCGGCCGCTCGGAGATCGTCGGCAAGCCGCTGGCGAACCTGCTGATCCGGAAGGCCGACGACGGCAACGCGACGGTCACCGTCTGTCACTCCCGGACGGAGAACCTCGCGGAGAAGACCCGCCGGGCGGACGTCGTCGTCGCGGCCGCGGGCGCGCCCGAACTGATCGACGGTTCGATGATCGGCGAGGGAGCGGTCGTGATCGACGTCGGCGTCAACCGGGTCGACGCGGACACCGAGAAAGGGTACGAACTCGTCGGCGACGTCGAGTTCGAGAGCGCGAAGGAGCGAGCGAGCGCGATCACGCCGGTCCCCGGCGGCGTCGGCCCGATGACCCGCGCGATGCTGCTCTACAACACGGTCAAAGCGGCGAGCCGGCAGGAAGACGTGGCCGTCGACCTTCCCTGA
- the tbsP gene encoding transcriptional regulator TbsP: MTSNLLNHQIDDILESVLEDASGDVYMVNPSRDAIEEFVSVATSFDGTLPSVHMLADERTLKEVMDDFIVASNAADLITEDALALRTLEEAPENSLLITEDRVIAVVHAGDRVGGLVTDDESFVGDTRDAYAARWEDAPTFNLRTPPITNVRETLSEEISPDAEEDFTSILNSLETARGDGDGLDEVTISLLVAAKNEALLYDISKWGEDVGIASKATFSRTKTKLEDMGLIDTEKVPIDVGRPRLRLKIGDERLNEADNGQLATVAQSILN, from the coding sequence ATGACCTCGAATTTACTCAATCACCAGATTGACGATATCCTCGAATCGGTTCTCGAAGATGCGTCAGGGGACGTATACATGGTGAACCCATCCCGGGACGCCATCGAAGAGTTCGTCTCCGTCGCGACGTCGTTCGACGGGACGCTCCCGTCGGTACACATGCTCGCCGACGAGCGCACGCTCAAGGAAGTCATGGACGACTTCATCGTCGCTTCGAACGCCGCCGACCTCATCACCGAGGACGCGCTCGCGCTTCGAACGCTCGAGGAGGCGCCCGAGAATTCGCTGCTGATCACCGAAGACCGCGTCATCGCCGTCGTCCACGCGGGCGACCGCGTCGGCGGTCTCGTCACCGACGACGAGAGCTTCGTCGGCGACACTCGCGACGCCTACGCGGCCCGCTGGGAGGACGCCCCGACGTTCAACCTCCGGACGCCGCCGATCACCAACGTGCGCGAGACGCTCTCCGAGGAGATCAGCCCCGACGCCGAGGAGGACTTCACCTCGATCCTCAACTCGCTCGAGACCGCTCGCGGCGACGGCGACGGCCTCGACGAGGTCACCATCTCGCTGCTCGTGGCCGCCAAGAACGAGGCGCTGCTGTACGACATCAGCAAGTGGGGCGAGGACGTCGGCATCGCCTCGAAGGCGACCTTTAGCCGGACGAAGACCAAACTCGAGGACATGGGCCTGATCGACACCGAGAAGGTTCCGATCGACGTCGGTCGCCCACGCCTGCGCCTGAAAATCGGCGACGAGCGCCTCAACGAGGCCGACAACGGCCAGCTCGCGACCGTAGCGCAGAGCATTCTCAACTGA